In the genome of Oncorhynchus gorbuscha isolate QuinsamMale2020 ecotype Even-year linkage group LG05, OgorEven_v1.0, whole genome shotgun sequence, the window ACAAGCGGCTGCAGACCGCACACATTTGGCAGTGGCCAAACATACACAATCATTGTAAGTTTGTGTTTGGATTTCCTCACTCTAAAAATGTATGGACTATCTGACTAACTGCAATCTAGCCTGCCCAACATGAAGAGAGAAAATACCATGATTAATCTAAACATCAAACTTTTGATATTTCAATTCATAACAATTTAATTCCAGAAAACAAAAAATGAATGTAATTTGACAAACTAATGAATATTTTATAGCACACCATGGAACAGAGGCCCCAGGTGTTAATGAAATTCATTAAGTCacatactattactactgtacatGCCACAACTCAAAGTACGACTCAAAGTACGTATTGACTAGCACTTGCATTTCACCACTCCACACTAGCTTTCCCCTCGTTTGGCTGCTTGCAAGCTAGCAAGCATGTTAGGTACTGCTAGGTATCCACAATCAATCCAGTAGGGTCTGGAAGCTATAGTGAGCATTGATTGGTCAATAGCGCAGCAATGTCACAGTGTATTTGCATAAAGTTTTGCTTTCCCCAACTTTGGTCACGCCCTGTTCACGTCCCTCGCCCGTGCTCACGTCCCTCGCCTGTGCTCACATTGCCCAACAGTCCCCCTGCCCACTTCACTTCTTCCATTGTAAATGAATGCTTTCCCAAGTTTCATCGCCTATGTCGTCTTCAGTTAATATGTTCTGTAAGTCAGTGAGATTCAGCTGTGTAGTAGTAGGCAATGACAGAGCCAGTAGTTTCAACCATTGGTTGGTTTCGAGCCTACATGGCCCTAAGAGCTGGTCCAGCTCATGGTACTGATATGTACTTACTGACAACATGTAACTAATCCCGTGACACTGAGCAAGTGTGAGTGTTGAAATCCATCGTTTTGGATTCAAAAAAAGATTTACACACGATCTCTGCCAAAATTGCGTCAAGGGAGCCGCAGAACAACCCAGGAAGTGGAGCTTACAGAGCTACCTGCTCCACTGGGGGTGTAGCAAAAGAGGAGATACTATAATGACATTGCTGACCTGCAAAAAAAGACTAACCAAAATCAAAACGGATCCTTaccttaatcctaaccttaaccaaacccttaaccctatccctatccctgacCCTTACCCTTACCCGACATCCCTAACTGTGGAAAAGGTCCCTGTTGATTGAcaatgttctgtgtgttgtgtaatacacaggcacagacacatgcatacaaacacatgataacatacgcactatacacacaggtacacatggattttgtgttgtcgATATGTGgcagtagagtagtggcctgggggcacacacttaatctgttgtgaaatctgttgtaatGTTTAACTGCCTTAATTTGCTGAACCacagggagagtagctgctaccttggcaAATACAAATATCTATGCTATGTGTTTTGTTGATCATACCTGCTTTTCATTGCTCTTGTACACGGTTGTTTCCTCCTTCAGAAGTAAAACAAGAGAAATGAAATATTAACTTAGCTGGCGGATCTGTATAATGTCAACCGAAACAACAAGCTGAAAGACTAAATGGGTTAAAATGTCAAGAGTTACCATGAAAAGAGTGGGTCTGGGATCAAATGATTCAGTGACAGCAGCATATATGACCCTGGACTGAGTCTTGCAGCATAAAAACAACtttacatttttgtaggggtcaATACATTTttagttagggcaaatcaagcCTTAAATGTTTGTGGAAAGtataaactttagaagcctttttaaaccttgaatacactacgtTTCTATGTCCAGCTGTACAGTAcatttcctgcaacaacagggtgatcaaattaagatcctacatctgtatgttcCTCTGGTAAGTCTCGGGATCCTTGGAGTTGGAATATAATGTGTTGACCTTGAACCAAAGTTGTTGGTTAAGAAACAATAAGGAATTATCTTAGACGAacatacactacctttcaaaagttaaGGGTCAATTAGAAATGCCattgttttgaaagaaaaacacattttttgtccattcaaataacctgaaattgatcagaaatacagtgtagacattgttagtgttgtaaatgactattgtagctggaaactgctgatTCTTAATGGTATATCTACTTACATATATctaaggacagttttattgcttctttaatcagacaacatatttcagctgtgctaaacataattgcaaaaaacatttaatgatcaattacccttttaaaatgataaacttggattagctaacacaacgtgccattggaacacaggagtgatggttgccgataatgggcctctgtacgcctatgtagatattccattaaaaatcagccgtttgcagctacaatagtcatttacaacattaacactgtctacactgtatttctgatcaatttgatgttatttggaatggacaaaaaaattagcttttctttcaaaaacaaggacatttataagtgaccccaaacttttgaacggtagtgtacataatATCATACAAGGAAGCCAGCCTGCACAAGATAATGCAAAGAGGAAGACTTGTACAGGATTGACTCTTTTCTATTTCATGATAGAGTATCAACATTGAAAGCAGGCCACCAATCCAGACTCAGCATTTTGTCTCTATGCTGCATGTTTACTTTAATTGTAACTCTGACTTGCCCTGCTTTCTCTATGTTTCTGGCGTCTGTGCaaatcctctctctccatatccctccatatccctctcttcctctctccaatgGGTCGTCGGTTCCACTCAGGCTCAATCGTGGGACACCCGGTGCTGTCAGGCTGCGACGCCTCCTTTGACCGACCCaggcccagtcccagtcccagtccaggGCTGAGTGATCCGGCAGTCCcgccactcctcctccctcccgtcATTAGCACAGCCACTGGGGCAACACGTGTCATGGAACCATGGCGACAACCAACACAGACTAGACTCACTGGAGACACCACCAAGGACCCTCCCAGGACCCTACcatacacacaggcacgcacacacaaacacatacattacAACACACAGCAAATACAGatgcacacatactcacacacacatgcatgcactcaTCACATACGGAGAGCTGATTAAATGTCTATTGGGTTGGGATGCGGTCATTAGTTGCAAATAGCACTGATGGGGCTTTTGTTCCTTCTTTCTGGCATACAGATGTTCAGTTTTAAAAGACACCATCGAGCCTAATTTCCTTGACAAGGatatcatcctcatcctcatcctcatcgcCACTGCAATTGGCTCAAAGAATCAGCCTTCTAAGTGAGTCCAAAATGTGCTCTGAGTTTGCGACAAAGAGGAAAATGCATTAGCGTATGGCTCTTTTTCACGGCACATTACAAAACTCCAGAACGCAGCTCCGCTGTGCTTTTCATTATTTAACTAGGGTTAATTACGAAGGTTATGTTGTCTAAGCCCAGGGGTCATTTTCAAAGGACTTTGCGTCTTTCCAGACAGGCTACACCAAAATAGAGCCGCACCAGACACAGTTATGCGATGGTATTGTTCCTGGGAGACAGCGGGCCAGCAGGGGGCCCTTATCAAAGCTAAAATCTTCCCAATTATTACGTTCACCGCCTCCAAATCGAGCGTGCAATATCCCAAAGTGGTGTAAAACTAGTCCCTTTTTAAAATTTCCCCTTTCAGCAGAGATAAGTGGTTTGGACCAATGCAAAGGTGACGGGGAAAGAGAAGAGGTGGCTCTCACGTCAAAAAATGACATGCTGCATTTCACGGTCATGGAAGCTGAGCGGTATGCGTGCTTGCCTCGCGGCCAGTGTACAACAAGCGTGGTGTGTAAAGTGGAAAATAGGGATTGGTTCTGTTTGAACAGTGATTAAGCGTATGGGCCCAAAGGCGTGGGTCCCTGGTGGGTGCGACAGCTACGTGATTCTCTGTTGGTCCCAGTAAGAAGTGGGTATTTTTTTTTACCAGTGAGTGCAACTATATAAGAAGGGTGGTGGGTCTGCGTTGGGTACTTTTGCCTTTCTCAAATTTGGGGCTGCAGTGAAGAGAGTTGAAGACATGCCGGTGATTGGAGTTGAGAACGTTCAATCTGCAGGTGCACCATCTGCATGCACAGGTAAGACAACAAACTCAGGTCCATTGCGTCCAGTCATTTATTTGTTTCTCACAGTCTGCTAATGCCATACGTCACAAGTCAAGGTTAATTAAGTTATAATAACTGTACATTATTCTTGTGTAAATAACCTGTTTTTCTTGACATACCATAATTATGTTTGGTATAAAGTTTGGATTTAGAAACTATTTGGATTTAATTTTAAAATTAAACTAAAAATACTTTTCACATCAAGGGAAGACAGTAAAATAACTTTAATTTTTTTCTTCAGGAGTACATGAAAATGGATACATTTTCTGTAAATGTGACTTTGACTTTTATAAGAATGTCAGCTGATTACGAAAACGACTGCTGTGAAATATTATCCATGAAATATAATAGgctaatacattttgaattctgtGTCTTTCTCAAGTAGTGCTTCAAAATGCAGAGTCAGTTACAATCAATCACAATCAGAGTAATGTTCATGCAAACACAATGTCAATATGATGCATTGTTTCTAAAGTATTTTTTCCCAAGTAAACTTTTTTAAGACACAATTTTAACTAATTGTTCAATTGAACATGTTACACACATGACTAGCAATGAAATCCTGGGTCACTAAAATAGTCCAGTTTTATTGTCATAAAAAAATGTGGGTCACAAAAAAAACAGCTCTATCAACATATTTGCCAACTACTGTCCGACAAGAAACATTTGTCATTCATGTCCAATAACTAAACAGTTTTGTGTTCATTAGGAGACACaacaggtagtccctccctgtttcagtccatgTGATGCCAAAAGTGACACGATAATGATGGTTGAAAAAGTGGACCGAAAACtttttgcaatggaaaacaaaAATCAGCATTTTATCCAGGTAGTTCCTCCATGTTTCACTCTGTTTTGTTTAATTTAGTGCCTAATAAACATGACCCTGCTGTCCTCAGGTTCCCTCTGTAGCCTAATGAGATGAGATCAGGGCTCTGGAGCCAGCACCGCCAGCCCCGACTTTATGGTGCCAGTCGCGACCTCTGACCCCTTAGTGTGAGGCAGTAGCAGATGCCAATATCTCATTTGGCACAATTTTCATATGGTATATTATGTAGGGAAGACAATTATATAGGGATGACAACGTTTGCACACTTGCTCTTGCGAGTACTATGCGCGCTCACACGGGCACACACATTGCTTGTATTGCTTTTAGTAGATTTTACTGTGTTATTTTTACTTTCGTGTGCAAGTTCTCTTTTCGTAGTTTGGAAACGTGATTGGTCAGTTTGATTTACTTAAATGTCCACCAACCACATCTCTTTGATGGAACCCGTCACTGTGAAGTTCTCACAGGTTCTCACCATCCCTCCAATCAGGTTGAACAATGCAAATCACCCCCTTCCACAGGTTTGCCTATTGTCCAATCAGTGCCTCTCAATGAGAGGAAGGGGCAGGAGACGGTAGGTGGGATGGGAGAGGGGCATGTGTTCAGCCCAGTGTCATACAATTTCACCTTTCGCTGTCCCAGTAGGAAAACAGGGCAACATGAGCTCCGAGCCAAGAAACTGCCAGAACCACCAGGACCATGATCCGGACCACAGAGACGCCGGGCCAGCCAAACAGACCATGCCCATGCCCGTCCCTAACCTGGAGGTCCAGTACACTAAGGTCAGCTGGAACAATCTAATGTAGTATGTCATTATGTTTGTGTAGGTTATGTATTCTCTTTTGCTTTTTGTTTTAAGTGTTGAATTTTGTAGAGTACTAAAATCATCTATGCATCATTAGTTTTAGGAGTATTTTGTAGTGTATTGGGTGGTGAAAAAGCTTTTGCTACAGTGAATATCACACAGTATGTTGTGAAGTCCAGTCTTTTTCCAGATGTCCCCTCTCTAAATCTTCAGCTACAAAATGCCATCTAAACATCTCCATGCGCTGATGCATTTTATTCATAATGGCATATTTCATTAATAGTTCTTCATgaatactttgtgtgtgtgtgtgtgtgtgtgtgtgtgtgtgtgtgtgtgtgtgtgtgtgtgtgtgtgtgtgtgtgtgtgtgtgtgtgtgtgtgtgtgtgtgtgtgtgtgtgtgtgtgtgtgtgtgtgtgtgtgtgtgtgtgtgtgtgtgtgtgtgcgtgtgtgtctgtctattggAGATGTAGTAGAATAAGTGTGGTATTTACATCCCTTTGGCAAGACGGTTCCCAGGAGCAGAGGAAGTCAGTAAACTGTTTACTGTGATCTTATCAGAAAGTTTATTACAGTAGAGTTACCACGATTTATTATTTTAATATATTGACTTACCAACAACACTCAGATGCATCTAATCAAGTGAAAGGATTTAATCAAAGGTTAATCTTCCACATACATTAAACAGAGATCTGGTCAGGACAAAGCTATAAAACATGCTCTACTGAGGATAAAAATCTAACTCATTGTTATGGAGTCTGTTCCCTGAAATGGAAAACTATGCTCTCTGCCAGAGGCCCGTGGTCATGGATGACAGGAGGGAGGGCGttcattagcctggtcccagatctgttttctcTATATAGCCAACTCCCATGGTCACTGTTTTGTTATGTTTTGGCATGTCAATTCCCATAGTTGGCAAGACAACGcaaacagatctaggatcagattaggaGTTCATTGACACAggagtgtttgtgtgtagtgtacagtatacactgagtgtacaaaacattaaggacacctgctctttccgtgacattggctgaccaggtgaatccaggtgaaagctatgagcACTTacttatgtcacttgttaaatccacttcactcaGTGTAGATGACGGGGAGGAGAATAGcataaagaatgatttttaagtgTGACCTGGGTCGTGTAtgcgtgccattcagagggtgaatgggcaaaggGGAGGTGCAacccaatattaggaaggtgtcctaaatgttttgtacactcagtgtacagcaCCAGCTTGGGGTTTGTTGGGTCTGTGTGCAAGGCCTTTTCATTAGTGAGGTTTTTACTAACGTCATCTGTTTTGCTGTTGTGTCTTTCTGTGATTTGGGGAGATCAGATATTCATTGATAACGAGTGGCATGAGTCCTGCAGCGGACGGAAGATGCCAGTTCACAACCCTGCCACTGGAGACCTGCTGTGTGAGGTAGAGGAGGCAGACACCGTGAGTGACATTGTCAATTAGtcaaacaatcaatcaatacatTTTTTTGAGTGTGTGGTTCTTTGAGtacggttgagagagagagagtaagaggatgTGTGTTCGTGCGCTTGTGTCTGTTTGCATGCCTGTGTGACTTTCGTaagtgtgcctgtctgtgtggatgtgtgtgcctAACTTTCCTTTCGTACCCAGGAGGATGTGGACAAGGCGGTCCAGAGTGCTAGGGCTGCCTTCCAGCTGGGGTCTCCATGGCGATGCATGGATGCGTCCGACAGAGGACTGCTGCTCAACAGGCTGGCTGACCTGGTGGAGAGGGATCGCCTCCGGCTGGctgtgaggaacacacacacacacagtctaacacTGCAAGTGCTCAACAACCATATGTCCCACACGTCCCATACCTGGGCTCAATATTTGTTATGCATTTGCTAGATGTTGCTGAGGAGTTCTGTTTAATGTATATGTACTCAGACGTTGGAGGCTCTTGACTCAGGGAAGATCTTCCTCATGGCGTACTTTGTGGATCTAATGGCCACTGTTAAAACCCTGCGTTATTATGGAGGATGGGCCGACAAGATACAAGGCAAAACCATTCCTGTAGGTGAGTTAATCCGCAATTTGACCATCTCCCAAATATGAGATCATATGCACCCGATTGACATGaatttactgtatatatatatatatatcatttaatacaatactgtatatatatatatatatatatatatatatatatacccgaTTGACATGaatttactgtatatatatatatatatatatatatatatatatatatatatatatatatacagtaaattCATGTCAATCGgtggatgatatatatatatatatatatatatatatatatatatatatatatatatatatatatatatatatatatatatatatatatatatatatatacagtaaattCATGTCAATCGGgtggatatgatatatatatatatatatatattgtattaaATGATGTGTATCAACAATTGTATTTACAtaccgtaccagtcaaaagtttggacacaccaactcattcaagggtgtttctttatttggactattttctacattgttgaatagttgtgaagacatcaaaactatgaaataacacatatggagtcatgtaataaccaaacaagtgataaacaaatcaaactatatattttagattttagtttcttcaaagtagccaccctttgccttgatgacagctttgcacacttggcattctctcaaccagcttcatgaggtagtcacctggaatgcatttcaattaacaggtgtgccttgtttaaagttaatttgtggaatttctttcgttctttatgcgtttgagccaatcagttgtgttgtgacatggtaaggGTGTTATACAGAAGAAAAAcctatttagtaaaagaccaagtccatattatggcaagaacagctcaaataagcaaagagaaacaatagtccatcattactttaaaacatgaaggtcagtcaatacggaacatttcaagaacttcaaATGCAGTCCATCAAGCGCAATGGTGAAAGTGGCTTTCATGAAAgggagacccagagttacctatgctgcagaggataagttcatcagagttaccagcctcagaaattgcagcccaaataaatgcttcaaagagtttaagtaacagacacatcttaacatcaactgttcagaggagactgcgtgaatcaagccttcatggtcaaattgctgcaaagaaaccactactgaaggacaccaatttgaagaagagacttgcttggccaagaaacatgagcaatggaaattaaaccagtggaaatctgccctttggtctgatgagtccaaatttgggatttttggttccaaccgccatgtctttgtgagacgcagagtaggtgaacggaggatctctgcatgtgtggttcccaccgggaagcatggaggagtgatggtgtggggctgctttgctggtgacactgtcagtgattaatttagaattcaaggaacacttaaccagcatggctaccacagtattctgcagcgatacgccatcccatctggtttgtgctgagatgacccaacacacctccaggctgtgtaagggctatttgaccaaggagagtgatggagtgctgcatcatatAACCTGACCTCCACATTGTGGAgtccacaatcacccaacatcaacccaattgagatggtttgggatgagttggaccgcagtgtgaaggaaaagcagccaacaagtgctcagcatatgtgggaactccttcaagactgttggaaaagcattctaggtgaagctggttgagagaatgctaagagtgtgcaaagctgtcatcaaggcaaagggtggctactttgaaaaaactccaatcaaaaatgtattttgatttgttataacactttttttgttactacatgattccatatgtgttatttcatggttttaatgttttcactattattctacagtgtacaaaatagtaaaaatacagaaaaatcctttgagtaggtgtgtccaaacctttgactggtactgtaacaaTTATGAAATAGTTTCAAAGGAATGAACAGCAGACTTACTGCCCAGATTCCTTTACATGTCATTGTCTTCAGATGGAGAGTATTTTACCTACACACGACACGAGCCCATAGGGGTGTGTGGACAAATCATTCCAGTAAGTAAatcccctttgtgtgtgtgtgtgtgtatgtgtgtgtgtgtgtgtgcttgcgcgtgcgcgtgtgtgtgcgcacgcgtgtgtgtctgtgcgtgcttgcgtgtgtgtgtgtgtgcgtgcgtgcgtgcgtgtgtgcgtgcgtgtgtgcgtgtgtgcgagtgcACGTGTGTCCTCAGCTCTCATATAACCCATACCTTTACTACTCTGAACGCAGTGGAATTTCCCTGTGATGATGTTTGCCTGGAAGATTGCTCCAGCTCTGTGCTGTGGGAACACTGTAATCATCAAACCAGCTGAACAGACACCACTAACAGCACTGCACATGGCCTGTCTTATCAAAGAGGTAGACAACACACATGTGAACACGCACATCCACCTCTAATACTTCAGAGGTATTCTCACAACACATTAGCCGCACCCTCAAGATATGTTGTGCTTAACTCAACGACTATTACTCACCCTCAACCTCAAGGACGAAGTGTGTTTTTCCCCGTTTTAATCTGGCCCCGCTCTTTACCCTTATGTGAAACCTTTGAAGTTACGCCTAACCTTAGAGGCTCCTGCGGTCATTGCGGTCATTGCCTTGACGAGCTCAGCCAGGTCCCCCATTATGTaagtcagtattcgacgtccatccatgtctgaggatgttGGGAGTTgacgtggaaaccggccactaggggcaacagtgagctctGTTATCTTCGAGTAGTTTTCGCCGTTATGGACGGGGATGGCGGATGGacataagcatctgcctctgattccaaaggttgcacgTTTCAATCAAATGAcagaaagttgtttttgataGCCCAAACCAAACCTTAAACctcaccttaaccattctgagttaatgcctaacctaaAACATTTCCAGTTCATGtctgaacttaaccctaacctccaaaataatgcctaaacttaaccttaaacactttgaaatgtgaCATTTGGTAGAACTTTGGAATTTGACgattgagaaacatggatgaacatctAATTCTGAAGTGAGACTATGAGAGCTGGTAGAACTAGCTAATGGCATAATGTTGTTGAGGCAAGTTCATAATTAATGATTCCTAAatcagacatttaaaaaaatatagacCTGAGTTAATAAAATCATGTTGTTTTTGTCTCtttcattctgtgtgtgtgtgtgtgtgtgtgtgtgtgtgtgtgtgtgtgtgtgtgtgtgtgtgtgtgtgtgtgtgtgtgtgtgtgtgtgtgtgtgtgtgtgtgtgtgtgtgtgtgtgtgtgtgtgtgtgtgtgtgtgtgtgtgtgtgtgtgtgtgtgtgtgtgtgtgtgtgtgtgtgtgtgtgtgtgtgtgtgtgtgtgtgtgtgtccaggctgGTTTTCCCCCGGGCGTGGTGAACGTGCTGCCAGGATACGGTCCAACAGCAGGCAGTGCCATTGCTCATCATATGGACATTGACAAAATAGCATTCACTGGATCAACTGCTGTACGTATTCAGAGAATGACCCATTCACTTTCAATCATGACACATGTCACTGATCACCCAAACCTTAGTTCACAATATCCTTTCTGTTTGGTCCAGATTCTGACGTAATCTGCTATCTCCTAAACCAATAGCCCAGTGCCCTCCCCATTTGGTGTGAATGGTTGCCAGATAGGATGGGGGGTTTGGTATTAGTTATGTTGTAAATTGAGCATTTATTCCTGCGGGGATTTCCAGGTAGGGAAACTCATCCAGAAGGCTGCTGGTGACAGCAACCTGAAACGTGTCACTCTGGAGCTGGGCGGCAAGAACCCCAATATTGTCTTCGCAGACTGTGACTgtaagtgtgagtgtgtgcgtgtgtgtgtgtgtttgtgcatacatatgcttgtctgtgtgtgtttatgtgtatatGTTTTTGGGATGCGTTGAGTTTGTGTCTGTGTATACAAGCAAGTGTTCATTAACATAAcacgagtgtgtatgtgtgttgtagtGGAGTATGCGGTGGAGCAGGCCCACAGTGGTCTCTTCTTCAACCAGGGTCAGTGCTGTCTGGCTGGCTCCAGGGTGTTTGTGGAGGACTCTATCTATGAGGAGTTTGTTTGTCGTAGTGCGGAAAAGGCCCGTAACAAGGTCCTGGGAAACCCACTGGTACCAGGAGTGGACCAGGGACCACAGGTAAGGTATTGTGGTAGAACACACTGTTATTCCTCAAATGGATAACAATAGCAGTACAGTCGAGTGAGTTCAGGACAGTCGAGTGAGTTATAATATCAAAGTCGCAAGATGTGAGGCTTTCATATTAACACAGTTAGAATGACAGTCAAAGCTTGTGTGGTGATGATTTGTCGGATGTTCTCCTTGTTGGTGCAGATAGATCAGAAGCAGTTTGATAAGATCCTGGAGCTAATCGAGAGTGGGAAGAAGGAAGGGGCCACACTGGAGTGTGGGGGTGGGCCCTGGAACCGGAACAGCCTCTTCATCCAGCCCACTGTGTTCTCTAACGTCACTGACGACATGCGTATTGCCAGagaagaggtaaacacacacacacacacacaacatactctttctcgcacacacacacatacatacgtgCACGCATGAGAATGCACAAAtgatctgtctcactctctttctctccccctcctctctttctctctcttctctcgctcagATCTTTGGA includes:
- the LOC124036084 gene encoding aldehyde dehydrogenase 1A1-like isoform X1, giving the protein MPVIGVENVQSAGAPSACTVGKQGNMSSEPRNCQNHQDHDPDHRDAGPAKQTMPMPVPNLEVQYTKIFIDNEWHESCSGRKMPVHNPATGDLLCEVEEADTEDVDKAVQSARAAFQLGSPWRCMDASDRGLLLNRLADLVERDRLRLATLEALDSGKIFLMAYFVDLMATVKTLRYYGGWADKIQGKTIPVDGEYFTYTRHEPIGVCGQIIPWNFPVMMFAWKIAPALCCGNTVIIKPAEQTPLTALHMACLIKEAGFPPGVVNVLPGYGPTAGSAIAHHMDIDKIAFTGSTAVGKLIQKAAGDSNLKRVTLELGGKNPNIVFADCDLEYAVEQAHSGLFFNQGQCCLAGSRVFVEDSIYEEFVCRSAEKARNKVLGNPLVPGVDQGPQIDQKQFDKILELIESGKKEGATLECGGGPWNRNSLFIQPTVFSNVTDDMRIAREEIFGPVQQIMRFRTVNEVIQRANATHYGLAAGVFTNDIDKALTVSSALQAGMVWVNCYNAMSTQCPFGGFKMSGNGRELGEYALQEYTEVKAVTIKISQKNS
- the LOC124036084 gene encoding aldehyde dehydrogenase 1A1-like isoform X2; its protein translation is MPVIGVENVQSAGAPSACTGKQGNMSSEPRNCQNHQDHDPDHRDAGPAKQTMPMPVPNLEVQYTKIFIDNEWHESCSGRKMPVHNPATGDLLCEVEEADTEDVDKAVQSARAAFQLGSPWRCMDASDRGLLLNRLADLVERDRLRLATLEALDSGKIFLMAYFVDLMATVKTLRYYGGWADKIQGKTIPVDGEYFTYTRHEPIGVCGQIIPWNFPVMMFAWKIAPALCCGNTVIIKPAEQTPLTALHMACLIKEAGFPPGVVNVLPGYGPTAGSAIAHHMDIDKIAFTGSTAVGKLIQKAAGDSNLKRVTLELGGKNPNIVFADCDLEYAVEQAHSGLFFNQGQCCLAGSRVFVEDSIYEEFVCRSAEKARNKVLGNPLVPGVDQGPQIDQKQFDKILELIESGKKEGATLECGGGPWNRNSLFIQPTVFSNVTDDMRIAREEIFGPVQQIMRFRTVNEVIQRANATHYGLAAGVFTNDIDKALTVSSALQAGMVWVNCYNAMSTQCPFGGFKMSGNGRELGEYALQEYTEVKAVTIKISQKNS